A DNA window from Microcystis aeruginosa NIES-843 contains the following coding sequences:
- a CDS encoding TIGR04282 family arsenosugar biosynthesis glycosyltransferase: MDWRQQLIIFTRYPELGKVKTRMIPALAAEGAEELHRKLAEYTLGKLAGLRNFLSLIIYYHGGSEEKMRTWLGVHYSYHSQRGKDLGEKMQNAFADGFAQGITAIAIIGTDCPEIGEKEILSAFEALKTHDMVLGPALDGGYYLIALKQVFPELFDGIPWGTGEVLEKTQTIAAKLALKTAYLPKLADIDRPEDLPILKNYLPELRLNDDGGSHAD; the protein is encoded by the coding sequence GTGGACTGGAGACAACAACTGATTATTTTTACCCGTTATCCGGAATTGGGGAAAGTAAAAACCCGTATGATTCCAGCTTTGGCAGCCGAGGGAGCCGAAGAATTACACCGAAAACTGGCCGAATATACTCTCGGTAAATTAGCGGGTTTGAGGAATTTTCTCTCCCTGATCATTTACTACCATGGCGGCAGCGAGGAAAAAATGCGTACTTGGTTAGGTGTGCATTATTCCTATCATTCTCAACGGGGAAAAGACTTAGGAGAAAAGATGCAAAATGCTTTTGCCGATGGTTTTGCTCAAGGGATAACAGCGATCGCTATTATTGGCACAGATTGCCCAGAAATCGGGGAAAAAGAGATTTTATCAGCCTTTGAGGCCTTAAAAACCCACGATATGGTTTTAGGGCCGGCGTTAGATGGGGGATACTACCTAATTGCTTTAAAACAGGTCTTTCCAGAGCTTTTTGACGGTATTCCCTGGGGAACGGGGGAAGTCTTGGAAAAAACTCAGACAATCGCCGCTAAACTGGCTTTAAAAACCGCTTATCTGCCTAAATTAGCCGATATTGATCGTCCGGAAGACCTGCCCATCTTAAAAAATTATCTGCCGGAATTAAGGTTGAACGATGACGGGGGTTCCCATGCGGACTAA
- a CDS encoding ARC6/PARC6 family protein, with the protein MVKGKTKLILNIFGTCKVMKQILIYSSLFFLSSCNFQFNQPQTTSECPQKPTAILIAENLENVNLTTETITKSNQVSATKAVGYTFTGKSGQNLSYNTDDDICVWLYSPDNQILQGTKLPEDGKYLLQIAAPKGSKTFKIDISLGTLASSPTPTPRLSPSPSSSHDLTQDEAAKLVKRWYEVKRQAFGSSFDDSLVKQYATGELYSNTLEKCNDGICGGTVGWLRSKGCYYTYDFSNINRIVSFDPSGSSPSITVNVTEQLTLHGPRSAGCGTPTQTYQKNVTYWFKKESENWKIINYKVGT; encoded by the coding sequence ATGGTTAAAGGAAAAACAAAACTAATCCTAAATATTTTCGGCACTTGTAAAGTCATGAAACAGATCCTTATTTATTCATCTCTCTTTTTTCTCAGTAGTTGTAATTTTCAGTTTAATCAACCTCAAACAACTTCAGAATGTCCTCAAAAACCCACAGCTATTCTCATTGCAGAAAATCTAGAAAATGTTAACCTAACAACTGAAACTATCACAAAATCTAATCAGGTTAGTGCCACTAAAGCTGTCGGATACACTTTTACAGGAAAGTCAGGACAAAACCTTAGCTATAACACAGATGATGATATCTGTGTGTGGCTTTATAGTCCAGACAATCAAATTTTACAAGGAACAAAATTGCCAGAAGACGGAAAGTATTTGCTGCAAATTGCTGCCCCCAAAGGTTCTAAAACTTTTAAGATAGATATAAGTTTAGGAACGCTCGCTTCTTCCCCGACACCGACACCAAGACTCTCTCCATCTCCCTCATCTTCCCATGATCTCACACAAGATGAAGCAGCAAAACTTGTTAAACGTTGGTATGAAGTTAAAAGACAGGCTTTCGGTTCTTCTTTTGACGACAGCTTAGTGAAGCAATACGCCACCGGAGAACTTTATTCTAATACCTTAGAAAAATGTAATGATGGAATCTGTGGGGGGACAGTGGGTTGGCTGCGCTCTAAAGGCTGTTATTATACTTATGATTTTTCCAATATTAATCGGATAGTCTCTTTTGATCCTTCAGGTTCGTCACCTTCAATAACAGTCAATGTAACGGAACAACTTACACTCCATGGTCCCAGAAGTGCTGGATGTGGAACCCCAACCCAGACTTATCAAAAAAATGTTACCTATTGGTTTAAAAAAGAGAGTGAAAATTGGAAAATTATTAACTATAAGGTAGGAACTTAA
- a CDS encoding serine hydrolase translates to MLINGVPKSIGGKVDHNKTLCYEFQGIQGQQLQLTTNQKISLVFPSNKYQNLQGDYKTILSETGDYSLVIETQEDNLDYQINLIVSSQNTTNLPRKTPVNDLSLTPLTPQLPSQSNQLTYNVKQSPTFYQDKELQKIVDNIVSLARSRKLPIDKLSISLVDLNQSECCAYAAYQDSELRYPASIVKLFWLVVLYSQYYYQGIEPNQIPPEKLKVISKMIKDSDNESASIIVDNITQTKSSQKDLTPEKLNEWRRKRYALNDFFASYFVDSVNYPLNISQKTFPIPNLLEDPAGPDQQIRQLNGKSSPPRRNYLNTYSVARLLLEIEQEQAISPAYSQAIKQLIKRDLHPQAWKEKPFNPIQNFLGQSLPVNTQFYAKMGWTFNNRNDAAIIVSPDNKAHYILVVFGEEKKFYQDKEFFPILSRQVYNQMLKK, encoded by the coding sequence TTGTTAATTAACGGTGTTCCTAAGTCCATTGGAGGTAAAGTTGATCACAATAAAACCCTATGTTATGAATTTCAGGGCATTCAAGGACAGCAATTGCAATTAACAACTAATCAAAAAATAAGCCTAGTTTTTCCAAGTAATAAATACCAAAATCTTCAAGGAGATTATAAAACGATTCTGTCGGAAACAGGCGACTATTCGCTAGTCATAGAGACGCAAGAAGATAACTTAGATTATCAAATTAACCTGATAGTAAGCTCGCAAAATACAACTAATCTGCCCAGAAAAACGCCCGTTAATGATTTGTCCCTAACACCTTTAACACCTCAACTTCCTAGTCAGTCTAATCAGCTAACTTATAACGTTAAACAGTCGCCTACTTTTTATCAAGATAAAGAATTGCAAAAAATCGTTGACAATATTGTAAGTTTAGCTCGATCTAGAAAGTTACCAATAGATAAATTATCTATCAGTTTAGTTGACTTAAATCAATCCGAATGTTGCGCTTATGCTGCTTATCAAGATAGTGAATTGAGATATCCGGCTAGTATTGTCAAGCTTTTCTGGCTAGTAGTTCTCTATAGTCAATATTATTATCAAGGAATTGAGCCGAATCAAATTCCTCCAGAAAAACTCAAAGTTATTTCTAAAATGATTAAAGATTCCGATAATGAATCGGCTAGTATTATTGTTGATAACATTACTCAAACCAAATCGAGTCAAAAAGACCTCACACCAGAAAAACTCAACGAATGGAGGAGAAAACGTTATGCTCTTAATGATTTTTTTGCATCCTATTTTGTTGATTCTGTTAATTACCCCCTTAATATTAGTCAGAAAACTTTTCCTATCCCCAATCTACTCGAGGATCCAGCCGGACCAGACCAACAAATTCGTCAGCTTAACGGCAAAAGCTCACCACCGAGACGAAATTATTTAAATACCTATAGCGTTGCTAGATTGCTTCTCGAAATTGAGCAAGAACAAGCCATTTCGCCAGCTTATAGCCAAGCGATTAAACAATTAATTAAACGAGATTTACATCCTCAAGCGTGGAAAGAAAAACCTTTTAATCCTATCCAAAACTTTTTAGGTCAATCTCTCCCGGTTAACACTCAATTTTATGCTAAGATGGGCTGGACATTTAATAATCGAAATGATGCGGCTATTATCGTCAGTCCTGATAACAAAGCTCATTATATTTTAGTTGTCTTTGGAGAGGAAAAAAAGTTTTATCAAGATAAAGAGTTTTTCCCAATTCTTTCACGACAAGTTTATAACCAAATGCTTAAAAAATGA
- a CDS encoding L,D-transpeptidase has protein sequence MAFKRNLTLLIIGLGLTCLPVYPAQANQISTVTPNTAANQTLATHLVLKLKERKVYVYQDKQVLAQFTVAVGKKGWETPTGKFEVRELVRNPVWKSPWTGKVSTPGPNSPLGERWIGFWSDGKNSIGFHGTPAENSLGSAASHGCVRMRNRDVKVLFDLVRMGTPVIVQP, from the coding sequence ATGGCGTTCAAACGAAATTTGACCCTCTTAATCATCGGATTAGGATTAACTTGTTTACCCGTATATCCGGCCCAAGCTAACCAAATCAGCACCGTCACCCCGAATACGGCGGCCAATCAAACTCTCGCCACCCATCTGGTCTTAAAATTGAAAGAGAGAAAAGTTTACGTTTATCAAGATAAGCAAGTTTTAGCACAATTTACCGTCGCCGTCGGCAAAAAAGGCTGGGAAACCCCCACCGGTAAATTTGAAGTGCGGGAATTAGTTCGCAATCCCGTCTGGAAAAGTCCCTGGACGGGAAAAGTCAGCACCCCCGGTCCCAATAGTCCCCTAGGGGAAAGATGGATCGGTTTTTGGAGTGACGGCAAAAATTCCATCGGTTTTCATGGCACCCCCGCAGAAAATTCCCTCGGTAGTGCCGCTTCCCATGGTTGTGTGCGGATGCGGAATCGGGATGTGAAAGTGTTGTTTGATTTAGTCCGCATGGGAACCCCCGTCATCGTTCAACCTTAA
- a CDS encoding ABC transporter permease, translating to MTATDDNYKAATARSSANGLQSLLTSETFLYIVKRVLQGLLTLLLASALSFAIIQLTPGGFLALLDLNPKISQETKEQYIALFGLKDPPIVQYFKWLWQVVTQFNFGLSFTYFRPVSSLLLERIPATLLMSLTSIILTWAIAIPLGILSAVKQNQFIDKFFRVISYLGQGFPSFITALLLLILAQNVSPLLPVGDMTSINYSEYSPIGKVLDIAWHMILPTIALTVTSFAGLQRLMRGQLLDVLRQDYIQTARAKGLPENKVIYVHALRNAINPLITLLGFEFSSLLSGAFIAEFFFNWPGLGRLILQAVTAKDLYLVMGSLMMGATMLIIGNLLADLLLKAVDPRIKLEDLK from the coding sequence ATGACGGCGACCGATGATAATTATAAGGCTGCAACCGCTCGATCGAGTGCTAATGGGTTACAATCTCTCCTAACTAGCGAAACTTTTTTATATATTGTCAAGCGTGTTCTCCAGGGTTTATTAACTCTGTTGTTGGCCTCGGCTTTGAGTTTCGCTATTATCCAATTAACCCCCGGCGGTTTTCTGGCTTTGCTTGACCTTAATCCCAAGATTAGTCAGGAAACTAAAGAACAATATATTGCCCTTTTTGGTTTAAAAGACCCGCCGATTGTCCAGTATTTTAAATGGTTGTGGCAAGTGGTAACTCAGTTTAATTTTGGTCTGAGTTTTACCTATTTTCGTCCCGTGTCTTCCCTATTATTAGAGAGAATTCCAGCGACGTTATTAATGTCTTTGACTTCCATCATTTTAACCTGGGCGATCGCGATTCCCTTGGGCATTCTCAGCGCCGTCAAACAAAACCAATTTATCGATAAATTTTTCCGAGTTATCAGTTATCTTGGTCAAGGTTTCCCCAGTTTTATCACTGCCCTTTTACTGCTAATTCTCGCCCAAAATGTCTCGCCGCTTTTACCGGTGGGTGATATGACCAGTATTAACTATTCGGAATATTCCCCTATCGGTAAAGTTTTAGATATCGCTTGGCACATGATTTTACCAACTATTGCCCTGACAGTTACCAGTTTTGCAGGATTACAAAGATTGATGCGGGGACAATTGTTAGATGTTCTGCGACAGGATTATATTCAAACCGCGAGGGCGAAAGGTTTACCGGAAAATAAAGTTATCTATGTCCACGCTTTACGCAATGCTATTAATCCCCTGATAACTCTTTTGGGCTTTGAATTTTCTAGTTTGTTAAGTGGGGCATTTATCGCCGAATTTTTCTTTAACTGGCCCGGATTAGGTCGTTTAATTCTGCAAGCTGTGACTGCTAAAGATTTATATTTAGTTATGGGCAGTTTAATGATGGGTGCTACTATGTTGATTATCGGTAATCTTCTGGCTGATTTACTTCTCAAAGCTGTAGATCCTAGAATTAAATTGGAGGATTTAAAGTAG
- a CDS encoding UPF0175 family protein yields MSVVIPNDILTASGLSEDELKLEIAIMLFKQDKISIGKARHLAGMNLLQFQHELNLREICVHYDLEELEEDIQTLQKLGRL; encoded by the coding sequence ATGAGCGTAGTTATTCCTAATGACATACTGACCGCATCAGGACTCTCCGAAGACGAGCTAAAACTAGAAATCGCCATCATGCTCTTTAAACAAGACAAAATCAGCATTGGCAAAGCCCGTCATCTTGCAGGCATGAACCTCCTCCAATTTCAACACGAACTTAATCTAAGAGAGATTTGTGTCCATTATGACCTTGAAGAATTAGAAGAAGATATCCAAACCTTACAAAAACTAGGCAGACTATGA
- a CDS encoding HigA family addiction module antitoxin, whose translation MNSNTSTHFDRLNVKAQFHRLPNIHPGEILKLDFLEPLNITPYRLSKDLSVAQTRIGEILAGKRSITADTALRLSRYFGNSPQFWLNLQTDYDLRQAQTKNAEVYNQIPITPFTDLA comes from the coding sequence ATGAACAGCAACACTTCGACACATTTCGACAGGCTCAATGTAAAAGCTCAGTTCCACCGTTTGCCAAATATCCATCCCGGTGAAATCCTCAAGTTAGATTTTCTGGAACCGCTCAATATTACCCCCTACAGACTGAGCAAAGATTTAAGCGTAGCTCAAACTCGTATCGGTGAGATTTTAGCTGGTAAGCGTAGTATCACTGCGGACACAGCTTTGCGTCTGTCACGATATTTTGGTAACAGTCCTCAGTTTTGGCTGAATCTTCAAACAGACTACGATCTCCGTCAAGCTCAGACAAAGAATGCCGAAGTTTATAACCAAATTCCTATTACTCCATTTACAGATTTAGCTTAG
- a CDS encoding vWA domain-containing protein, with product MLTALITPAWGIKPEITDIEDIDDKVTLQIQVTGEESKPIMGLAESDFQLKVLDKKNNKTYQGKQLPFDWKSPRETTPPDAWIVVLIDFSGSMNCSQDLNTKCDAKAVAKGKRKLDAAINALGTFIKLASERKGNTYLSIVPFGVEGKNDKPGACDYYPKVTSETLDNFNLVQDVKLTNFLGSLADKTPCATTNFYQALKETVKFFKNDKEGRFYPKDKEGKPLKPQPRLSIILLSDGFDNNSNYQEVQKTLANLQNNKDIVVHTLGYGLTPQQLGKKYSLGKPAVRGDINNPKLSQATREQLEKEFVDQKQLAEIAKLTGGVTEFAGDADEIAEKLEIFLDAIQGRYEISYIQPNVRRGGEYVATVFTQKVASKSKPYTLDFFGRTLPLETRILMLICIFLALGLGGVIPFYYWGKWLKEKQN from the coding sequence ATGTTAACCGCTCTTATTACCCCAGCTTGGGGAATTAAACCTGAAATCACAGATATTGAGGACATCGACGATAAAGTGACTCTTCAAATTCAAGTGACAGGAGAAGAAAGTAAACCGATTATGGGTTTAGCTGAAAGCGATTTTCAGCTGAAAGTTCTTGATAAAAAAAACAACAAAACTTATCAAGGAAAACAACTACCTTTTGACTGGAAGTCTCCCCGAGAAACGACTCCTCCTGATGCTTGGATTGTCGTTCTCATCGACTTTAGTGGTAGTATGAATTGTTCTCAGGATCTCAACACAAAATGTGATGCCAAAGCGGTTGCTAAAGGAAAGCGAAAATTAGATGCAGCAATTAACGCGCTGGGAACATTTATTAAATTAGCCTCAGAGCGTAAAGGCAACACCTATTTATCTATTGTTCCCTTTGGGGTAGAAGGTAAAAATGACAAGCCTGGAGCCTGTGATTATTACCCAAAAGTTACTTCAGAAACTCTCGATAATTTTAATTTAGTGCAAGATGTTAAACTAACTAATTTTCTAGGTAGTCTTGCGGATAAAACTCCTTGTGCAACGACCAACTTCTATCAAGCTCTCAAAGAAACCGTCAAATTTTTTAAAAACGATAAAGAAGGTCGTTTCTATCCTAAAGATAAAGAAGGAAAACCTTTAAAACCTCAACCACGACTCTCAATTATTCTCCTTTCTGATGGCTTTGATAATAATAGTAATTATCAAGAAGTTCAGAAAACTTTAGCCAATCTTCAGAACAATAAAGATATTGTTGTTCATACCCTAGGATATGGCTTAACCCCACAACAATTAGGCAAAAAATATTCCTTAGGTAAACCTGCTGTTCGTGGAGATATTAATAACCCAAAATTATCCCAAGCAACTAGAGAGCAACTAGAAAAAGAATTTGTAGATCAAAAACAGTTAGCGGAAATTGCGAAGTTAACAGGAGGAGTTACTGAATTTGCTGGTGATGCTGATGAAATTGCCGAGAAATTAGAAATTTTCCTTGATGCGATTCAAGGACGATACGAAATCAGTTATATCCAACCCAACGTTCGACGAGGAGGCGAATATGTAGCCACAGTTTTTACTCAGAAAGTAGCATCAAAATCTAAACCTTATACCCTTGATTTTTTTGGGCGTACACTTCCCTTAGAAACCAGAATATTAATGCTTATTTGTATTTTTCTTGCTCTTGGTTTGGGAGGAGTTATTCCTTTTTATTATTGGGGAAAATGGTTAAAGGAAAAACAAAACTAA
- a CDS encoding DUF6464 family protein has translation MIRITFVFILALFPSLVSLWLINRSQQRLSNRLRGIRYRHEYSTVIASDFLSIPVETENKPALIGDLSCRFNAYSPHLRCAVNPTGPCEGCRQYEAKTGTV, from the coding sequence GTGATCAGGATAACCTTTGTTTTTATCCTCGCCCTCTTTCCCTCTCTCGTTAGTCTCTGGTTGATTAACCGATCCCAACAGAGATTAAGCAACCGTTTGAGAGGGATTCGCTATCGTCACGAATACAGCACGGTGATTGCCAGTGATTTTTTGTCAATCCCTGTAGAGACAGAAAATAAACCGGCCTTGATCGGTGATCTTAGTTGTCGTTTTAATGCCTATTCCCCCCACTTGCGTTGTGCGGTTAATCCCACAGGTCCCTGTGAAGGTTGTCGGCAGTACGAAGCTAAAACCGGCACAGTGTAA
- a CDS encoding adenine phosphoribosyltransferase, with translation MDLKSLIRDIPDFPKPGIVFRDITTLLNHPQGLRYTIDTLTAKCRDYGLSPDYIVGMESRGFLFGVPLAYQLEAGFIPVRKPGKLPAAVHSIEYDLEYGSDSLEIHQDAVASHHKVLIVDDLIATGGTAKATAGLLEKIGCEVLGFAFIIELIDLGGREKLPDLPIITLIDY, from the coding sequence ATGGATCTGAAATCACTGATTCGCGATATTCCTGACTTTCCCAAACCGGGTATTGTCTTCCGCGATATTACTACCCTACTCAATCATCCCCAAGGATTACGTTACACGATCGATACCCTAACGGCAAAGTGTCGCGATTACGGTTTATCCCCCGATTACATTGTCGGTATGGAATCCAGGGGTTTTCTCTTTGGTGTTCCTTTAGCATACCAATTAGAAGCGGGATTTATTCCTGTCCGGAAACCGGGCAAATTACCCGCCGCCGTTCATAGTATCGAGTATGATTTGGAATACGGAAGCGATAGCCTGGAAATTCATCAGGACGCGGTGGCATCCCATCATAAAGTCTTAATTGTCGATGATTTAATCGCGACGGGAGGGACGGCGAAAGCGACGGCCGGTTTATTAGAAAAAATTGGTTGCGAGGTGTTAGGATTTGCCTTTATCATCGAGTTAATCGACCTTGGTGGTCGGGAAAAATTACCCGATTTACCGATTATTACCCTCATCGATTATTAG
- a CDS encoding DUF4335 domain-containing protein, producing the protein MRRQYSLPNCTLILDGFGDDFAPANPGDSRPLLSILTNVECRLIGANKVLQGGRVFLENLVQAVSQYAQEFLSGVRHPQDPVHEPDHVYLEKIDHNLHRLVWYPSTDLNIPESPVKIEISTVQLFDLIEAIDQFFADTRTLPDLTLKLQPVSRRYHKVNESVAGRTVPFLAGLGSLVACALLFYLLPVPQVRKPENPPIPAASPSPTVPTNPVPPPR; encoded by the coding sequence ATGAGAAGACAGTATAGCCTGCCCAATTGTACCCTGATTCTCGATGGTTTCGGCGATGATTTCGCCCCAGCTAACCCCGGTGATAGCCGACCTTTACTCTCAATTTTGACTAACGTAGAATGTCGGTTAATCGGGGCCAATAAAGTCCTGCAAGGTGGTCGGGTTTTCTTGGAAAATTTGGTACAAGCGGTCAGTCAGTATGCCCAAGAATTTTTGAGTGGTGTTCGTCATCCCCAAGACCCCGTCCATGAACCAGATCATGTGTACCTAGAAAAGATTGACCATAATCTCCATCGTCTGGTCTGGTATCCATCAACGGACTTGAATATCCCGGAAAGTCCGGTCAAGATAGAAATCAGTACCGTGCAGTTATTCGATTTGATAGAAGCGATTGACCAATTTTTTGCTGATACTCGCACTTTACCTGACCTAACCCTGAAATTACAGCCAGTTTCCCGTCGCTACCATAAGGTCAATGAATCGGTGGCCGGTCGAACAGTACCTTTTTTGGCAGGATTAGGCAGTCTTGTCGCTTGCGCCCTACTTTTCTATCTGTTACCCGTCCCCCAAGTCCGTAAACCCGAAAATCCACCCATTCCCGCCGCTTCTCCCAGTCCCACCGTCCCCACTAATCCCGTCCCCCCTCCTAGATAA
- a CDS encoding type II toxin-antitoxin system RelE/ParE family toxin — protein MIVKFKSEETKLIFEGFQSRHYPPDIQSVALRKLLILAAALSINDLRVPPGNRLEKLQGDRQGQYSIRINDQWRICFIWTDEGNADQVEIVDYH, from the coding sequence ATGATAGTCAAATTCAAGTCCGAAGAGACTAAGCTCATTTTCGAGGGGTTTCAGTCTCGTCACTATCCCCCTGATATTCAATCGGTCGCTCTACGAAAACTGCTAATCCTTGCAGCGGCGTTATCGATCAATGATCTGCGTGTCCCACCGGGTAATCGGTTGGAGAAGTTGCAGGGCGATCGTCAGGGCCAGTACAGCATCCGTATTAATGACCAATGGAGAATTTGCTTCATTTGGACTGATGAAGGCAATGCTGATCAGGTAGAGATAGTGGACTACCACTAA
- a CDS encoding SDR family oxidoreductase has product MKTLLITGVSGFLGWHIYQKTRSSWASFGTYFNHNVNSNDPNLIKINLTDLAAVRELFQQIKPDAVIHGAAQSKPNLCQEFPQASEAINLTASLEIARLCSQYQIPLVFTSTDLVFDGKNAPYSENDTVSPVSVYGEQKVAAEKGILAIYPRAAICRMPLMFGSPSPTANSFLQPFLKTLQEGKELSLFTDEYRTAVGVNSAVNGLLLALEKVQGIIHLGGKERVSRYQFGLLMAAVFNISIEQIKPCLQCDVPMIAPRPQDVSLDSSLAFSLGYQPLSIKTELEAIRDEII; this is encoded by the coding sequence ATGAAAACGCTGTTAATCACTGGAGTTAGTGGGTTTTTAGGTTGGCATATTTACCAAAAAACGCGCTCATCTTGGGCAAGTTTTGGTACATATTTTAATCACAATGTCAATAGTAATGACCCGAATTTAATTAAAATTAACTTAACAGACTTAGCCGCAGTTAGAGAACTTTTTCAACAGATTAAACCCGACGCGGTAATTCATGGGGCTGCCCAATCAAAACCGAATCTCTGTCAAGAATTTCCCCAAGCATCCGAGGCAATTAATCTGACAGCTTCTCTAGAAATTGCCCGTTTATGTAGTCAATATCAAATACCGCTAGTTTTTACCTCTACCGATTTAGTTTTTGATGGTAAAAATGCCCCCTATTCCGAAAATGATACCGTTTCTCCCGTCAGTGTCTATGGTGAGCAAAAAGTAGCGGCAGAAAAGGGTATTTTAGCAATATATCCTCGGGCGGCTATTTGTCGAATGCCTTTGATGTTTGGTTCCCCTTCTCCCACCGCTAATAGTTTTCTGCAACCCTTTTTAAAAACCCTCCAAGAGGGAAAAGAATTATCTCTATTTACCGATGAATATCGGACGGCTGTTGGGGTTAATAGTGCGGTGAATGGTTTACTTTTGGCATTAGAAAAAGTGCAAGGGATTATTCATCTGGGGGGTAAAGAAAGAGTTTCTCGTTATCAATTTGGTTTACTAATGGCGGCAGTTTTTAACATTTCCATAGAACAAATAAAACCCTGTTTACAGTGCGATGTTCCCATGATTGCGCCGCGTCCGCAGGATGTTTCTCTTGATAGTTCTCTTGCTTTTTCTTTAGGTTATCAACCATTAAGTATTAAAACCGAATTAGAGGCAATTAGAGATGAAATTATCTGA
- the speD gene encoding adenosylmethionine decarboxylase — protein MTKLGTHLIVDAWQVPADLLNDPERIRRAILDGITAGEATLIDLCVHQFSPHGVTATATLAESHIAIHTWPEHGYFAADLFFCGAGKPVVAMEILTKSLQAGEIKVRELTRGFPSTAGVYESKKEEPLKSSLVMA, from the coding sequence ATGACCAAACTGGGAACCCATTTGATTGTCGATGCTTGGCAAGTACCTGCTGACCTCCTCAACGATCCCGAGCGCATTCGTCGCGCTATCCTCGATGGAATTACGGCAGGAGAAGCAACGCTGATCGATTTGTGTGTCCACCAGTTCAGTCCCCACGGAGTTACCGCGACGGCGACTTTAGCTGAATCTCATATCGCGATCCACACCTGGCCTGAACACGGCTATTTCGCCGCCGATTTATTCTTCTGTGGTGCGGGTAAACCCGTGGTTGCCATGGAAATTTTGACCAAATCCCTGCAAGCAGGTGAGATTAAAGTGCGGGAACTAACCAGAGGATTCCCCAGTACTGCGGGAGTTTATGAAAGCAAAAAGGAAGAACCCCTTAAGTCTTCCCTGGTTATGGCCTAA
- a CDS encoding DUF3038 domain-containing protein translates to MTSTSLTPESTASAPEKPVILSVLPDFPIASQQCALHLQQHIDLMLLALESLEVGAGEALLALCKELGLDKIVKNRIIFWRLRCTNPWRISYTLDRLTLDQAKALVIIASYRAKPLAISIRQLLLARQQMESKGLPVDNNFLLSEYLERFRSNFRSRMNPRRAKVSVYLADENALNELALSLLDQLLFCTGTTGMQRFWISLFDGEIV, encoded by the coding sequence ATGACCTCTACTAGCCTAACGCCCGAATCTACAGCATCAGCCCCAGAAAAACCAGTTATTTTAAGCGTTTTACCCGATTTTCCGATTGCCAGTCAGCAATGCGCCCTACATCTCCAACAGCATATCGATTTAATGCTGTTAGCGTTGGAATCCTTAGAAGTCGGTGCCGGGGAGGCCCTGTTAGCCCTCTGTAAAGAACTAGGACTCGATAAAATTGTCAAAAACCGGATTATTTTCTGGCGCTTACGCTGTACTAATCCGTGGCGAATTTCCTACACCCTCGACCGTCTCACCCTTGACCAAGCAAAAGCTTTAGTTATCATTGCCAGTTACCGGGCCAAACCCCTAGCTATATCCATCCGACAATTACTGTTAGCGCGGCAACAGATGGAATCAAAGGGTTTACCCGTGGATAATAATTTTCTTTTATCAGAATACCTAGAAAGATTTCGCTCCAATTTTCGCAGTCGCATGAACCCCCGCCGGGCCAAAGTATCGGTTTATCTAGCCGATGAAAATGCTTTAAATGAACTGGCTTTATCCCTCCTCGATCAGTTATTATTTTGTACTGGTACGACGGGAATGCAGCGGTTTTGGATTAGTTTATTTGATGGGGAGATAGTGTAA